A part of Vespula pensylvanica isolate Volc-1 chromosome 20, ASM1446617v1, whole genome shotgun sequence genomic DNA contains:
- the LOC122635906 gene encoding probable tRNA (guanine(26)-N(2))-dimethyltransferase, which yields MDDDRCIKKAKLENVQNLKEGEAEILVTDKNVFYNPVQEFNRDLSIAVLSLFAKDQTNVSEQNNISKHTVVNKLNGESCSKSDGITVLEALSATGLRSIRYAKEIEGIKEIIANDISAEAVKAIKLNIQHNGVGHLVKPSHEDATMIMYQNRRKGFHAVDLDPYGCPSIFLDAAVQCVTNGGILLVTATDMAVLAGNSPETCYVKYGAIALKTKACHEMALRILLQHIASHAGRYGRYIVPLLSISVDFYIRVFVKVFVSQLKCKDNASKTGLVYQCTGCESFNIQPLNTKKSNKFCKPHVNVDQHCKHCRHKHYIGGPIWIGLLHDQDFVSRLLSSLDNLKLETKQRIKGVLTMIHEEIDSPLYYTSDRLMSIIKCSTPPMVLIRSALLNAGYNVSYSHANKFSIKTDAPNDVIWDIVRAWEKHHPVKREKFNADNPALVILDTPSTINISFTVHPKANPISRQSGLSRFPENPAENWGPGTRAKTMIDVTMIESKRIKNQGKFKQKIKMLKDQQMENKDDNERTNTDLSSSNQDI from the coding sequence ATGGATGATGATCGATGTATCAAGAAAGCTAAACTAGAAAATGTGCagaatttaaaagaaggagaagctGAGATATTGGTAACTGATAAAAATGTGTTTTATAATCCGGTACAAGAATTCAATAGAGATTTGAGTATAGCTGTATTGTCGCTCTTTGCAAAGGATCAAACAAATGTAAgcgaacaaaataatatttcaaaacatACTGTagtaaacaaattaaatgGTGAATCGTGTTCTAAGAGCGATGGTATTACGGTATTAGAAGCTTTGTCTGCGACTGGTTTACGTAGTATCAGATATGCCAAAGAAATAGAaggtataaaagaaataatagctAATGATATTTCAGCTGAAGCTGTAAAAGCTATTAAACTAAATATTCAACATAATGGAGTAGGGCATTTAGTAAAACCAAGTCACGAGGATGCTACAATGATCATGTAtcaaaacagaagaaaaggtTTCCATGCTGTTGATTTAGACCCTTATGGTTGTCCTTCAATCTTTTTAGATGCGGCAGTACAATGTGTAACAAACGGGGGTATACTTTTAGTTACAGCAACAGATATGGCAGTGTTAGCTGGTAACTCTCCAGAAACATGTTATGTTAAATATGGCGCTATAGCTCTTAAAACGAAAGCCTGTCATGAGATGGCATTAAGAATTTTGTTACAACATATCGCGTCTCATGCAGGACGTTATGGACGCTATATAGTACCCTTACTATCTATCAGCGTTGACTTCTATATAAGAGTATTTGTGAAAGTATTTGTAAGCCAATTGAAATGTAAAGACAATGCTAGTAAAACAGGATTGGTATATCAGTGTACAGGTTGTGAAAGTTTCAATATTCAAcctttaaatacaaaaaaatcaaataaattttgtaagcCTCATGTAAACGTAGATCAACATTGTAAACATTGCAGACACAAACATTATATTGGTGGTCCTATTTGGATAGGACTCTTACACGATCAAGACTTTGTTTCTCGATTATTGTCTAGTTTAGATAACTTGAAATTAGAAACGAAACAACGAATAAAAGGGGTTTTGACTATGATACACGAAGAAATAGATTCACCTTTGTACTATACATCGGATCGTTTAATGTCTATCATCAAATGTAGTACACCACCCATGGTACTAATTAGATCTGCATTATTGAATGCAGGATATAATGTATCATATTCTCATGCAAATAAATTCTCTATCAAAACTGATGCCCCTAATGATGTCATATGGGATATTGTACGTGCATGGGAGAAACATCATCCAgttaaaagggaaaaatttAATGCGGATAATCCAGCACTAGTTATATTAGATACTCCATCGAcaataaacatttcttttactGTACATCCAAAAGCTAATCCAATTTCTCGACAAAGTGGCTTGTCAAGGTTTCCAGAAAATCCAGCCGAAAATTGGGGTCCTGGTACACGTGCTAAAACGATGATAGATGTTACAATGATAGAgtcaaaaagaataaagaaccAAGGAAAATTTAAACAGAAAATCAAAATGTTGAAGGATCaacaaatggaaaataaagatGATAATGAAAGGACAAATACAGATTTGTCATCGAGCAATcaggatatataa
- the LOC122635909 gene encoding aldo-keto reductase family 1 member B1-like, with product MAASTLTLNNGTKIPVLGLGTWQGGDDPSVVEKAIKDAVDAGYRHFDCAYIYGNEREIGKALREKIAEGVVKREDLYITTKLWNTAHKKEKVVPMCKESVKNFGFDYIDLYLIHWPVAYADDAKGLWPVDEKGNPLYGYEDYTDTWKGMEECVKLGLTKSIGLSNFNSVQIDRILSIATIKPVMNQVECHINLNQKKLREFCAKRNIAITAYSPLGSPLRPWAKSDDPQVKIDQTKEIAKKYKKSPAQVILRYLIDIGTIPIPKSSSKARIEENINIFDFKLTPEEIALIDTFDCGIRVCPAKEFEGHKDYPFNIEF from the exons ATGGCAGCGTCGACATTGACATTGAACAATGGTACAAAAATCCCTGTACTAGGTCTGGGTACTTGGCAAGGTGGT GATGATCCATCTGTCGTTGAAAAAGCTATTAAAGATGCAGTCGATGCTGGATATAGACATTTTGATTGTGCCtatatatatggaaatgaACGTGAGATTGGCAAAgcattaagagaaaaaattgcagAAGGTgttgtaaaaagagaagatcttTATATTACCACAaag CTATGGAACACGgcacataaaaaagaaaaagtagtacCTATGTGTAAAGAGAGTGTAAAAAATTTTGGTTTTGactatatagatttatatcttatacatTGGCCGGTAGCTTACGCG gATGATGCAAAAGGACTTTGGCCAGTTGATGAAAAAGGTAATCCTTTGTACGGATATGAAGATTATACTGATACTTGGAAAGGCATGGAAGAATGTGTCAAATTGGGATTAACCAAAAGCATTGGACTTAGTAACTTTAATTCTGTGCAAATTGATCGTATATTATCCATTGCAACTATAAAACCAGTAATGAATCAAGTTGAATGTCATATCAATTTGAATCAAAAAAAGCTAAGAGAGTTTTGTGCGAAACGTAATATCGCTATTACTGCTTATAGTCCGTTAGGTTCTCCTTTACGTCCTTGGGCAAAATCTGACGATCCACAAGTTAAAATTGATCAAACTAAAGAGattgcaaaaaaatataaaaaatcgcCTGCACAAGTTATACTTAGATATTTG attGATATAGGTACCATCCCGATACCTAAATCATCGTCAAAGGCACGCATCGAAGagaatataaacatttttgatTTTAAGCTTACTCCTGAGGAAATAGCACTCATAGATACATTTGATTGCGGTATAAGAGTTTGTCCAGCTAAAGA atTCGAAGGACACAAGGATTATCCATTTAATATAGAGTTTTAA
- the LOC122635911 gene encoding tubulin polymerization-promoting protein homolog isoform X2: MEAEKNGTIEKEKNESGNEVATTLNVTNEVANMKLDEVTANSGNSTPGSPAASSPAGSFLANFKAFSKFGDPKSDGKSITLSQSDKWMKQAKVIDGKKITTTDTGIYFKKHKSMKLAIDQYKSFLEELAKSKKVDFVEMKNKMANCGAPGVTVGVSGAGKAASTVDRLTDVTKYTGSHKQRFDESGKGKGIAGRKDLPDQSGYVQGYQNKDTYNKGH; the protein is encoded by the exons ATGGAGGCAGAAAAAAACGGTactatcgagaaagaaaagaacgagagtGGGAACGAGGTGGCAACTACGTTAAATGTTACGAACGAAGTTGCGAATATGAAGCTCGATGAAGTTACAGCTAATTCGGGAAATTCAACGCCAGGTAGTCCAGCTGCTAGTTCGCCAGCCGGTAGTTTTTTGGCGAATTTTAAGGCTTTCTCGAAATTCGGTGATCCTAAGAGCGATGGAAAGTCGATAACACTTAGCCAAAGTGATAAATGGATGAAACAGGCAAAGGTGATCGATGGAAAGAAGATCACAACAACGGACACCGGGATCTATTTCAAGAAACACAA GTCGATGAAACTTGCGATCGATCAGTACAAATCGTTCCTGGAGGAACTCGCTAAAAGTAAGAAGGTCGATTTCGTTGAAATGAAGAACAAGATGGCGAATTGTGGTGCACCAGGCGTTACGGTAGGAGTATCCGGG GCTGGTAAAGCAGCATCGACTGTGGATCGTTTGACGGATGTTACTAAATACACTGGTTCTCATAAACAACGTTTCGACGAGAGTGGTAAGGGTAAGGGTATAGCAGGTCGAAAGGATTTACCCGATCAATCGGGATATGTCCAAGGTTATCAAAACAAGGACACGTATAATAAAGGTCACTAG
- the LOC122635911 gene encoding tubulin polymerization-promoting protein homolog isoform X1 has translation MEAEKNGTIEKEKNESGNEVATTLNVTNEVANMKLDEVTANSGNSTPGSPAASSPAGSFLANFKAFSKFGDPKSDGKSITLSQSDKWMKQAKVIDGKKITTTDTGIYFKKHKSMKLAIDQYKSFLEELAKSKKVDFVEMKNKMANCGAPGVTVGVSGTKKSSRVVTFNIINKNDLQAGKAASTVDRLTDVTKYTGSHKQRFDESGKGKGIAGRKDLPDQSGYVQGYQNKDTYNKGH, from the exons ATGGAGGCAGAAAAAAACGGTactatcgagaaagaaaagaacgagagtGGGAACGAGGTGGCAACTACGTTAAATGTTACGAACGAAGTTGCGAATATGAAGCTCGATGAAGTTACAGCTAATTCGGGAAATTCAACGCCAGGTAGTCCAGCTGCTAGTTCGCCAGCCGGTAGTTTTTTGGCGAATTTTAAGGCTTTCTCGAAATTCGGTGATCCTAAGAGCGATGGAAAGTCGATAACACTTAGCCAAAGTGATAAATGGATGAAACAGGCAAAGGTGATCGATGGAAAGAAGATCACAACAACGGACACCGGGATCTATTTCAAGAAACACAA GTCGATGAAACTTGCGATCGATCAGTACAAATCGTTCCTGGAGGAACTCGCTAAAAGTAAGAAGGTCGATTTCGTTGAAATGAAGAACAAGATGGCGAATTGTGGTGCACCAGGCGTTACGGTAGGAGTATCCGGG ACTAAGAAGTCTTCAAGAGTGGTCAcctttaatattatcaataaaaacgaCTTGCAGGCTGGTAAAGCAGCATCGACTGTGGATCGTTTGACGGATGTTACTAAATACACTGGTTCTCATAAACAACGTTTCGACGAGAGTGGTAAGGGTAAGGGTATAGCAGGTCGAAAGGATTTACCCGATCAATCGGGATATGTCCAAGGTTATCAAAACAAGGACACGTATAATAAAGGTCACTAG